A genomic segment from Salmo trutta chromosome 38, fSalTru1.1, whole genome shotgun sequence encodes:
- the LOC115178767 gene encoding TOG array regulator of axonemal microtubules protein 1-like isoform X2, whose translation MLTSFSHRNAAVRSCTAQHLERLAEVMGMARLLSGKKDLTDRFLIAVSKLAVDPAQEVRHHGRNILRNVATNGDFAKMWDKFALRKERESLREVISKVNLKERNI comes from the exons atgttaacatcattcag CCACCGTAACGCTGCGGTGAGGAGCTGCACTGCTCAGCACCTGGAGAGACTGGCTGAGGTCATGGGGATGGCTCGTCTCCTGTCGGGGAAGAAAGACCTCACTGACCGTTTCTTGATTGCCGTCAGTAAACTGGCTGTGGACCCTGCACAGGAAGTCAG GCATCATGGTCGCAATATCTTGAGAAACGTGGCCACCAATGGCGACTTTGCTAAAATGTGGGACAAATTCGCTCTGAGGAAAGAGCGAGAATCCTTGAGGGAGGTCATCTCAAAGGTTAACCTAAAAGAAAG GAATATCTGA
- the LOC115178767 gene encoding TOG array regulator of axonemal microtubules protein 1-like isoform X1 codes for MLTSFSHRNAAVRSCTAQHLERLAEVMGMARLLSGKKDLTDRFLIAVSKLAVDPAQEVRHHGRNILRNVATNGDFAKMWDKFALRKERESLREVISKVNLKERYILSG; via the exons atgttaacatcattcag CCACCGTAACGCTGCGGTGAGGAGCTGCACTGCTCAGCACCTGGAGAGACTGGCTGAGGTCATGGGGATGGCTCGTCTCCTGTCGGGGAAGAAAGACCTCACTGACCGTTTCTTGATTGCCGTCAGTAAACTGGCTGTGGACCCTGCACAGGAAGTCAG GCATCATGGTCGCAATATCTTGAGAAACGTGGCCACCAATGGCGACTTTGCTAAAATGTGGGACAAATTCGCTCTGAGGAAAGAGCGAGAATCCTTGAGGGAGGTCATCTCAAAGGTTAACCTAAAAGAAAGGTACATTCTCTCTGGATGA